The region TtcatacacacagacccatGGAACAAAGCCCTTCAAAAAAAGTAGCACGAGTGGCCAGGGCCTGTGTCCCCACAAGAccggtgtgggagagagagcactAAGCCCTAATCAGTCAGGACTGGCCCCCTGGGAAGGGGTTCGGGCGGACCCCCGTGACCCACTCACGTGAGTGTTGAGGCGGTAGGACATGAGCTCAAACTCGCCGTCGGGGGGGATGAAGGAGATGGTGCGGTCGTTCTCGAAGCGCGACAGACGCACGCACTGGTGGAACTTCACGTCCTCCAGCTCCACGGATTTACTCTTCCCTCCTGCAGACGAAGAAttagacagccaatcagagaaacACAACCAGTGTATCCTTggcgttttttttatttggtgaaatgTTCTTTGTGAGACGTTATTATATGTACTGCtgctgtacacacacagtacaattGTCATATTGTGTTTGTATACTGTTTGAGCATGGATCGATTGCTTAGTCAAGATTCTGAATATTGCAGCCTGTTTCGCAGATTACTGCAGCAGAGCTCTCACTCAAACCTGGAGCCATTTTTAGAACGGCCAAGGGACATTAGTCCCTTGAAACGAAAAATAATGGTAAAAGGGGTCCAGGTTTAAAAGTACCAAAGTTATACTCTCAGCCAAATAGGAAGTCAGATTTTTaagataaatataatattttacaTTCTTAAACAAGGGGATATGCATTCATCAACAGAGTTATTTGTCAATTTAATGTTACATTCGTAATGTACATTTCATACTTTTACTGTTCGTAATGATATTGGAATTGTACACATCAAATGATAACCAACCAttctcacacaaatacataagCAGATAGCAAGGACAAATCAGCTGCAGTGCTCtaaactttttattttctgcCAGTGGCATACCAACATATCCAAAGTAATATCTGCTACTATCAACTATTCTGCTTTAatcttttcattttattttaacaacaacaataacaaagaaTCACCTGGCCTTCACACAATATGTGTCCGCAAATGCGAACAGGGTAGTCTGTGAACAAGGTAGAGTGAACTCACGTCCGGTGTTTTCAAACAGAACCTTGTCGTTGAGCCCCAGGCGCAGCTCTGGCATTCCAGAGAGGAAGACACGCATCTTGATAGAGCCCACAATCTCACTCCGCAGGACATTACCATTGGCACTAACctgagaaacacagacagagagagtcagaagtCAGCCAGACCATCCAAATTAACTacaggcttagttatggttccacgtcacaagggggttacggacccattacgtccttgtgGACACTCCTAGCATCCATCGCAacggcctgacgtgcgcctcccaaaatgTGTAACCTTGCGTCCAGGCGACACAGCAGAAAGGGCTGTGATTGTTCCTCTCACTAAAACGCgatgcagaaccaaaacaggtttacgactgcgtcgaagcgtccgTGACGTGTTGTCATTGCGTCGGGTCGACGTGGAACAATAACTGAGCCTTAAGACGCAGGCCGAGAGTGTGACTGAAAGTGAGCTGAGCAAGACAACACCCTTACGAATTCCGGGtaaaaaaagtgtgtttgtgaacGCCAAACCATAGGTCGAAGTCTGTCAAAGGTGACCCAGTACAGGAAAGCTTGGTACTTACCAGGAGGTTGACCGACTCAATCACGTCCAAGAACACCTCGTTCTTCCGGTACTTGATGCCCTCAGAACGCCACGACACGGCGTTGGTGACGGTGGCAGGGGGCCTGGGGGCGCCGGTGTCCAGCTTGTGTCCCTCCTGGGTGATGTACCTGGCAggtcacatgcacacaaatgaaCACCAGACCAGCAAAAGACAGTCTCCCAGGGACAATGAGAGTCCTAGAGACCTGTGGAAAGGCTGTGCATACAAGTGACAGGCTGGGCATAGATATCTTATAGGTAAAGCAACGGAGACTTTTGCAATGTCTTCATCATGTGCTCATCCCTGTATTTgttataatatttggatgtgGGTTATTGCAAATGTTGCTACCAGCATAGCATCATCTGCAAGTAACACTTACTTAAAGTGTGCGTttgtacaaaaacacactcttAATATCGAGATAATATTATATCATAATATTAGAGATTGAGTCAATAAAGAGGTTATGTTTGATCAAGGGGTAGAAGAACTGCTCATATTTCACTGTGACTGACTCTGGAATAATACATTGTGTAAAGATTACTCACTCCTGTAGGATTTTGCTGTCTGTGGTTTGAGGATAGCCAAAGTCCATGAGCTCATCCATGAGCTCGTAAATGATGACAAAGTTATCTCTGATGCTCTCCTCTTCCAGCTCCTTGAAGTACTCAGAGAACACCTTGAGGAATATTAAAACATGCATGTTAAAGCTTCTCCAACAACTGCTGTGTTCCAATTTCACTGGGTTTATTCTGTGCCTTATAAAAGctggttttatttgatcaacATGGGTACCTGGATAATCTTGTACAGGAAGGAGAAAACCAGGGAGACGCTAGCATTCTTCTTCGACGTTGCAACCACTTGGGGGGAGTGTTAAGTAAAATCATTTAAACGAACGTGTAGTGAAGTTGCACAGCAGCAAACATAAATTCATTTTGACGGACACACTAGAAACGACCCGCTGCTGAAGGATACGATAGAGGTTGTTGTGTTTGATCCACATGAAGCGGACTCCGCCGTGGGacaggatgggggagagagtcccctcctcttccttgtCCATCAGAAGTGTCATGAAGTGCTCGATCTCTGACATGTCCACATCTCCTCGGTAGTTGCGGCACACCAGAACCTAGTTTACCCCAATAATCAACACATCCAGAGATATGACAATGTGACATGATGGCTCAATTGTCGGACCAGCTAGTAAGGGCGGTTGTCTAACTTACTATGTTATGCTCATCTTGGAAAACATAAACAATGGGACAATCATTGTAAAATCTAACTGGTCAGGCAAATAAGTGTATTTTCTGCCAATCCTTGATCTAAACAACATCTTTGGTGCGTCCACGTCACTTGATTAAGTAGTCTTTCATTGCAACAGCTGTCAACAAGGAATGCATAAGCTAGCTTATCTGTAGCAAGGAGTTAGCATGATCAGAAGGCAGTTCGTAACAATACATTACCTTTCCTTTTAAATCCAACACGTACACCGCACTTGCAGACATCTTCAACACAATACCGCCAAAGCGGCTTATCAGTAAGCGTTTTAAAATTCAACAAATGGTGCTTGTAGAGCGTAACACTTATTCTGACATAGTATTGTAATGAGAACTGAGGCAAGAGACCCTTCCCTTTTTTTGCAACAAACTACCTGAATGTGCCGTTGGCGCCCCCTATGGGACAGGAGGGGCTGTTTCATCATTTGTCTattgatacatatatatatatatatatatatatatatatatatatatatatatatatatatatatatatatatatatatatatatatatatatatactgtgtatacaaatatatatattcatatacacatgtctgtgtatatatataaacagatgcatacatatatttgttgtgtgtggatgtgtgtgtgtgtgtgtgtgtgtgtgtgtgtgtgtgtgtgtgtgtgtgtgtgtgtgtgtgtgtgtgtgtgtgtgtgtgtgtgtgtgtgtgtgtgtgtgtctgtgtctgtgtctgtgtctgtgtgtctgtgcgtttgtCTCTTAGTCTCTGTGCTGTCCGCAACGAATACGAATACCAAGACAAATTCCTAATAtttgtaaatgtatttggcaataaaccttttctgattctgattctgatcatTTCATTATGTCTATGGAGCGGCTGTGAACACCCCCTTCCTCATTCCATTGTAAGACCTGTGGATAGACCGCAGGACTCTTGTTCAAATGCCTCCGCTAAGCAGATTAAGGTCATGCTAATGAATCAGGCCTATGGTGACTTATGAGGCCCCGTGCTCAAGGCTTCGCCGGTCTCCATTCAATAACCCTGCAGCCCAGAACTGTGAAATCAGACCCATGAGTCAATGGAGATACATCAGACGGTTAGAAACTAACCGCAAAAAAATACTTTGCAGCGTTTTCCACATTGCatgttttcttattattatcagGACCTTTATGTTGGCCAGCTGTAACAAATTCGATTTTTTTTGTATAGAATTTCTAATGAGAATGTATTTCTCATAATGGTGCCGCCAGTGCCAGTGAGTAACTATGTGTACTGTTGGATATTATGACACTCTTGAGGGACTACATGCTCAGATTAAAAATGCATTGAAATAGTTACAGGCTTAGAATCGAACCACGAACAAGCAGAAATATCCATATAGATTCTGTAAGAAATGTCAGTATCTGTACGTGAAGAGTATACCAGATACTCTTCACGTACTTGTAATCAACAAGTCCTGTCTGTATACAAACAGTGTTTGCACCAGAATCATTATGAAGGATTCTACAGGCATTACAGttacacacgaaaacacacacacacacacacgcacgcccacacacacacacacaccccccccccccccccccccccccccacacacacacacacacacacacacacacacacacacacatgggaccAGTCTCAGGGTTAAAAGAAGCAGTGGCCTCAGCATTGTCACTGAGGGACAACTCTGCTCAACTTGCCTCAGCTCGGCCATGGAACGAAAAGTCTGTCATGTACTTCTGGACTTAAGGATGAGTAATCGCTGACAGATGTTATGTAAATATGGAAAAGTCACACAGATCCGCCAAGACAAATCCCTCTTGAGGTTGAACTGagaagtatgtgtgtttgcgtgtgtgcggttgtactttgtttgtgttgaataAATGTGTGAGTCTGTTGTTTGCCCATGTCTTGACTGCCACAGTGTCCAGTGAGGAGTGAAGTACAGGTTGTCTGCAGTGGAGTCTATTCTTATAATTTGGAACAGGGGAGGAAATGGATACAAAACCAAGGCCATGGTTTCATGCAAGCAGGATAAGCAAAGCAACATGAGTCACTGACCACAGTCCACTAAACACCATAGTCGGCCACAAGCAGAGAAGGCATTTTCCAGATTTCtttattcaatatatatataaatatgtgtgtgtgtgtgtgtgtgtgtgtgtgtgtgtgtgtgtgtgtacgtgtgtgtgtgtgtgtgtgtgtgtgtgtgtgtgtgtgtgtgtgtgtgtttgtgtgtgtgtgtgttaaaacatTTACTATTGCTTAGACGTTAAATGCATTGACGTTAAATGCCAAGGGTCAATCGACTTATATTAATTCATAGGTAGCCCTCAGAGCTCATAACCAATTAAATattacagaaaaaaacaaaagaagaaaaacatccTTGAGTTGATTCCTGAAGTCAAAACCAAGT is a window of Gadus macrocephalus chromosome 8, ASM3116895v1 DNA encoding:
- the ap1m1 gene encoding LOW QUALITY PROTEIN: AP-1 complex subunit mu-1 (The sequence of the model RefSeq protein was modified relative to this genomic sequence to represent the inferred CDS: inserted 1 base in 1 codon); amino-acid sequence: MSASAVYVLDLKGKVLVCRNYRGDVDMSEIEHFMTLLMDKEEEGTLSPILSHGGVRFMWIKHNNLYLVATSKKNASVSLVFSFLYKIIQVFSEYFKELEEESIRDNFVIIYELMDELMDFGYPQTTDSKILQEYITQEGHKLDTGAPRPPATVTNAVSWRSEGIKYRKNEVFLDVIESVNLLVSANGNVLRSEIVGSIKMRVFLSGMPELRLGLNDKVLFENTGRGKSKSVELEDVKFHQCVRLSRFENDRTISFIPPDGEFELMSYRLNTHVKPLIWIESVIEKHSHSRIEYMIKAKSQFKRRSTANNVEIHIPVPTDADSPKFKTTVGSVKWVPENSEIVWSIKSFPGGKEYLMRAHFGLPSVEAEDKEGKPPISVKFEIPYFTTSGIQVRYLKIIEKSGYQALXWVRYITQNGDYQLRTQ